The window AACcatcaaatacattttaatcaatGGCAGAGCATCAGTGGGATGTATAAAACAATGTCCTGAAATGTGAAAACTGTCTAGACTTGCAGCAACAAACTCCTATTATAAAGTTAGGACAACTTACAAGTGTTCTTAGGAGAACAAATATATCTAGGTTCAGAAAGATCTATGACCTAGGCTATACAAATCTTGACTTTGCAAAAgatagaaaacattttattgatacattcatgaattgaaaaaaaaaaacaactggtttATGTCAAAAACTAAGAAAAGTAATGTCAAAGATAATCCTCAaaatgaattataaaaaaacatataaaaaatatttatttctcaaTAATAATACAGAACTTTCTTTTTCATCTGTATTGGTACTAAtatctattaaattaattaaaaatcaaatgttattaatttttataaacatttttttagtaaaattcTTTGACTTTATGCTTCTtagttgaaaaaacaaacaaacaagatttTTGCTAATGTAACATGGAATTAGAGAATGATTAAACATTTTTACCCAAGTAAATTATAcagttcatatatatatatatatatatttacacttTATGCTGGTCTTAAATCTCTATAATTGTTATGTTTGTTAGAATTAACAGTTGTctttgacttaaaaaaaaaaaaaaagtaccatatttttaatttctattatCATACCAGAGTACACCAtttaaaaaagactttaaaaccAGCAAatcataatattaataaaaagaaaatgaaaggaaTTTCCAACAGAATTCCTTAACACCCTAAACAACCAGTGTGGAGATATTGCCAGAACATTTAAGATACTGGTCATTGCCAAGCTGATTAACCCATTCACTCCTATTcagataaaatgtttttttaacagCTACTTCCAAAAGTGATACTATGTGACACACCAAgagctttgttttttacttgttttaagAAGAGCTTTTTCAGTAACTATAcactttcttgtctcttttcaaCACATgttgaaaaaacatttttggaaACAACTTTTTATTCTCTTATTATTAGACATATATCAtactaagattttttttttaggtatctATTAATATTTAGGAATTCAACTTCTTAATTTTAAATACAGTACAGAAATGGAGTGAATGGATTAAACACAACACAGTTGACCACCAACACAAAAAGTAAACTATACAGAACAAGCTTGGGGAAAGTGAAGCCATATCCAGACCTTGTCAActaagcaaatttttttttttttttttttttttgctaaattaCTTAGTAccggtattttttaaaaaaaggttaaattatGCACATTTTCTAAAAAGTTGTTTCATTATTAATTTCAAGATGTGTAGCTTTACATCATGACAAgcaaacacatttatttaagactaaaaaaacaaaacccttATGCTAAacacagacctgcctaccaaaaaaaatccaaatgcgtaacgctgatggtcaaaatgcgtattttggaaCCAGAATGTGTAACACTTACGAGATCCACTTTGTCATtaatgtcatatatatatatatataatagatctagatgtcatgtttaaatctacaatctaaatctagatcaatacgacaatagagatgatatctagactagatctatgtctatataatgaatataatctactctagatctgggctcgagagtgttaccgatgccgtggatccgctacaaacgtaggtctactccaaactttcgtatgcctaccttcatccttgatctattctatactaagactaagaatctagtctagatctagactagatggtagtagatgttatcgatctagatctaatcaatctaaaccatactacaactaaattggatctagattgttgagtaatgtagagaatcatgactaACATAATGAGTActaatgactagctagatctattcctgtataacaatgataagttttctagatctagaatccagatctagactagatatctacaatgtcactcaatgtgttttgaatcgatagcacttcgatattttttaatatacaaatgaattcgggaatcagggattcaacataattaatttctactaatgaacttacaaaaaaaagtcacgttggtgtatcagctaactgacggtaccaacccgccactccctcactctcgcgttcttcatttctagactaaatctaattgcttttaagaaccaatcaacgtatagatctggacacaatgtgttcccccaccttttctgccccccccccacccccggccAACaaaacggcttagcgtgacctccgtgaccgctcgtaagctagtcaagagaggggggaaaaaaggatacgaaaagcgtaacgcgacgggttcaatgcgtatttgcgtactgactgtcatttttgggagattttgcgtaacggtagaaAGGTCTGTAAACATCTttaatgaagaaaacaaaaggacACTGATTCTGTATAGTTTACcatttataacaatgtttatacTTAAATGTGTCAGATAATGGTAACTGCATTGTGTTGAGCAGCTTGACTCACTGTACCTACCCTTCTCCACATTTCCTTGACATTCCCTTGACATTCCCTACAGGCCTGACTGTACACAGGCTCACTCAGTGTCAAGACTCAGCCTACCCTCCTCCACCTCTTTGCCAACAGAGCTGCATGACAAAATAACATCTCATTATAAACAAACAGTACAAATTTAAAAGGATAAATGTGTTCTTAGTTATTAAGAACCTACCAATTGTTAAATCTGAATTCACTCACAAATTATACCTAAAAGCTGTCATGAATCTCAATAGAACAAAGTTTGTCATcatttaataatgtaataagcaATTAATGGAAGAAATTAGGATGTTATGTAAGTGATGGAGTGGTTTGCTAGATAATTACaacattaaacattatttacatatttacaaaTTAAGTTAATGTTTTGTGAATTAAACTTAATTACTGGCATAATCTATGACTCTTTCcttaccaaataaaataaagatgaGATTGTGGGGGTACAACTTTTATCTGAGGGAAACATTTTGTCAACCTGCATGTGAACTGCAACAATAAAACAAGATCAAGTATTTTGAACCTAGAGAGTAAAGTcaaggttatttaaaaaaaaaaattgtaacatttGATATATTATAGTACATTTTGACATTAAGAAATATACAAGAAAACCATTTAACTTCTCTTGAAACCACTCTTGTCCTCAAATGCCAAGTGAGAAGTCttcgttttttttctaaacctcACCAATATGACATTTTAGCTACACTTCTGAGTTGTCAAATGTATTCTGCGCCATGGCAGCACAATGTGCACACAGTTCTAAACTTGCCTGCGAATCACTCACATGAAGACATATGCCTGCGCTCATTCTTTTATTTGACAGCCCGGATCCACTTGGTGTGGTCTCACAGGCTGTGTGTTCTAATTTGCGCTTTCTATTCATAATGGAAGAGGAAAGATTCACAGCACATGTGTTACCGATGtttttcaaaatagaagatagcGCACTTGAATTAACAAGTACAGATTTGAGATATTCAACTTCTTTCTCAAGTTCTTCATTTGCAAGTTTATAATGACTATTTTCACTATTGAGCTCTGCATTGTCTTTTTTCAGAGCTTCAACTTCCAGCTCTAATCCTTTTACATaggcttttttcttttcacgGTTGAGTTTAGCTTGAATagcatttttatttctagatctgtCACAATCAACTTCATTAGAAGATAAATTATACTCTTTATTTTTGTAAGACAAATTGAgtgatttattttctttctctagAGATTTTTTAAACTCTGTGTCTGTTCTTTCTGATTCCAAGTCAGAGGCACTACTAGCACCTGATGAGATAgaagtaaatctagatttacaatTTGAAGTTGAATTTGTTGATCTGATTGTATCGACTGAGTTTGCAAGCTTCGAATGGTCATTTTGGCTTAAAGTGAGTACAGTCACAGCAGCCTGAGGTGATTTGTTCATGTCTGTATTGACCAATTCAAAATGATTAGATCTCGATATTTCTTGCTGTTTGGCAAGATAATTGTTTTCATTGAAACTATTTTGACAATTATTTGGCTCATTAGCAGTATCAAATTCAATATTCCAACATGGCTTTTCATTTTCAAAACCAAACAAGTTTAtttcagatttagatctaattatgaatctattagatctagtattaatatTATGGTCACTGaaagtttctagatctaaattgttTTCTGGACTTGCAATAgtaatctcccttacatttTCTGAGACTCCACTGTCTGAATCATTCCAAGGCGATTTCAAGGTCATCCTTGTGTCAAGTGGTGGTGATGTTTCTTCATCATGTGTTAAGCAGCTGAATGATGTTACTGATAAGTCAACATCACTATACAATAcatcatttaaatttaaaaagatatcATTAGCATCCCCATTCCTTCCTAGAGTGAAATCACTAGAAAATAGATCCATGATATGgttttgcatgtttttttttccgagtCTACCAAGGCCAGCAATGTCACAGTGGAAGTTACTGGAAGACGAAgtcaaaaagtttttgtttttttccaatgtAATAGTAATACCCTAGatctttactagatctagattctagaataacAAATCTAGagtagtagagtctagaccctgtagatctataaaatctagactattctagactctagtcagtgactagatctagtctcacTCTAGCTACTCTACTTAGTCACTTACGACTTAGACTCTAGGAGTCTAGCTCTACCAGGCTCACAACTAGTGAACTACCGGTATCAAAATTATAGTGTTATTATAGTATAGTCatagtctagaactctagattgactagaaaTATTGAAGTTATTCGATAAAAGTAAATTCGGCTTATTAACTTCAAGATatatactactagatctatgtgaCCATGTAGACCTaatacagatctagattagatctaactTACTATGCTTTCTCGCAAGAAAAGTAGAAGTCTtcacaaacaacaacacatcatGGATTCCCAAGCACAAATGAAAGATATTGCACATTCGACTAAAACTAAGGCTAAGGAGAATGTGTTCATCCGCCGaacgttttggcaacgtttttGGGATCTAGAGTTTTCATTGGTGGCAAAAATAGCGCTGACTATCCTGTTGATAGTCTCTATTTATAGAAAATGACGTATTTTATACGTCTGTTAAACGTTTTAGATATGAAGTAAATAGTCTAGGCTTCCGAGatattatgtagatctagactgtaaaTCAAGTCTGACTCTcgagttcttttctttttttgacataactttaaaaacaacaacaacattttataatatttaacttgtagatgtagatctactaataaATAAGATATATACAGAATAGCATTGCTTAGGAGATAAGACATAGGAAAACTGTCACAAGTGACCTTGATCtacattttagaaatatatgAATGCTGGAGTGGTTGGTTAGCTCGTAAAGGAAAATCCATCTATGACCTATGACATCCTCTCAAACTGAATTtgtatacccccccccccccccccggaggaTGCCAAAAGCACGCACACGCAAGAAACGCTTAAACTTTATTATttggtaattaaataaaattaatataccATCATTGggtaattagatctaaataatattattaatattgacatagatctaatgatTGCAAAAATATGATTGCAAAAATATGATTGCAAAAATATCATAGTTGCAGCCAAGGGGTCATAATCAtacaggcctatatataaagtaaaaaggCTTAAGATTTAAACCAACCATAGACACACTAATATAACCAGATAAGAATTGCAACTTTATCATAACCAGATAAGAATTGCAActttatcaaacaaaaatattcacaCTAAAGTTATTAGACTACATAGATCTAGCAAAATCAAGAGCTTatcaataatttatttgtttcagtatttataaaattttagttAACTCAACCTAAGCTTAAATTCcgatcattttctttttatctggTTCTCTTCTCATGAAGCTGTTATGTGAACATTGCAAAGTAGGCCCTATACTACCTACCAATACATTTCATGGACATCTGTAAACATAATAAAGAGTAAGGTCCATCTTTTGCTTCGTAAATTCTTTTatgcttttgttttatttcatctgTTAATCTATTTCAAACATAAACTAGCAAAATATAGGCTAaatccttttctttaaaaacaaagcttatctaaagggaaagagctccgcccttaaaactatatattatatatgtatcaataatgtacaagtaacttcccttattcaatatgaaacaaacaattagcctaccaataattatttgactaattgggtaatttttttattgattcatgctttgttaggtaCCAAAACTATCGAAGAATGGAAAAATactgttaacaattatttaaagggactaaacccaacaattTAAGCCTTATCTTTGAATATTGAAGGATTagttttccttgttggtatcaaacaaaataataaattaccagtaaacatttgttacttttttatgtcttttctatgccaattaataattgtgcgaagtttgaACTTCATAAGAGAATTGGTctggaagaaataatgtgtgcacactttttaccagacagagggaGATgatatagtaaagtaaaaaagtaaagttccactttaagaccttgtggtctatatggcagatgatgtaaaggtcatctgtttttgtggcctacggttaacaaggatgtcctgtggccagcacaacgaccaaccgcctttatttttcccaaactaatgtcaggtacccattagagctgggtggactcagaagcgtccgaaattaaaaattccagtcttcaccaggattcgaactttcACTTGTTAATCTTTTTCAAACTTAAACAtatagtagctagatctaaaatatttcAACTTAAGATgactttaagtttttttttgtatcactttcaaaaatttaacaaaaacaacattttaatacCAATATTTATATGACGGCATTAAACACTCAAAAAtgatttctaaatgtttttttttattttacaatatatttgtttcttaAAGAAGAGTTATAATTTGAGCAAAACAGGAAAAGAAATCATATAAAGACATTACAATCATGTCGCAAAGACCTCAATACAACATCCACAATTAACAAACATTCAGTTATAAAATAATGGCACCAGggaaaaaagacaacataatggaaaacataatgaaatcaTATATCTAGTTCTATGGTGAATTAtgaataatgaatttttttggtAACTAAAATAGGTTGTAGACATTGCTGAGAACAATTTCTaaggagacagcttgccgctcaGTGCGCTGAACAGCGCAGGAGAATCTAAAGTAGAAATAATAGTTAAAAAGTGTGGCCTGAATTAGTAGCTTCAATGATGGGTAAAAAAGCTAAGCAACTAATTACCTACTGCactaattatcttctcttctaGAATGCGATCTTCTGTTAccttaaaacaaatatatgtgcatatatatttaaattattcatgTTGCCAAGCTCCTCAATCTAGTTCCTTTTCCTTTACGAagtatataaaagcaataaaaagaggtgaaaagatgataaaactaaaaaaacaacaacatgagaTTAGGAAGTAAATGACAGTGCATTTGAAAGCACAAAAGTGTGATGACTTATAGCGTACATTTCCAAAGGCAACAAGTCATCTATTTTGAGAgctaatttttctattttttaagttttgtaacAAAACCAACAAAAGTAACTGCTtaatagaaataacaaaaatgaaagtataaattaaatataaaaataattttccagcACTAGGCATGTACATTCTTTCTTTACAATTCTACCAACACAAATAAATTGTTCCTAGCTTGTCTagcatttaaaacaattattatgtAATAATTTACAAGAGTATAAGACAAAAtacagtagaaaaaaaaattaaattgaaaataatactgtactgtttttaggttttaATGTAGATTTAGCCTTATCTTATAGAAAGTAGGAGTGCACCAGGACTTCTTGATGTTAGGCTGAAGCTGGGTTTGGCCAGATAGTAAAATACTACATCCAGTCAGAGCCAAATACCATTGCTAAGTATCTTATAAATAGATAGTGTTACTGTAAATAAGACACTTATGttaatattatttgtattatattttgtCTCCTacctattatttattattatcaattgGATTGGACTATGGTTCTATAAGATGAATGCCAGCAGATTAGCTACGGTGTGAAGGATGTCGTCCACACAGAAGTTCCCTCTCAGGATGCAGCTGATATGttcaatacagtttgggatcagcagcATCACAGGCTCTATCAGAGAGTTGCATTGCTTGCTGCAAGGTGCTTATGGTAATAGTAAATATTTGACgcatattcatatatttttaagaacaatattttctttaaatagatATAAATCATAGAAatcgaatttttatttttataaaaatatattattgataAATTTATGCGAATGAATACcataacatattaattaaaccATGTCcactttatatttattaatataaatgtaGGCACTAAAGTTTAGTTTTGCCTATCTGGCTAACTAGTCTGCAATGATATCCAACCAGAGGCCAGATAGGGAAAAACAGTTGGATTGTAAAAAAACAGCCAGATATCCGCCCAGAGCCAGAGTGGTGCAACCCTAATAGAAATTATGTAACCCAAGCACCTTTGTAATCTCAAGTATCATGCAAAATAAATCTCTAGGGTGtactataaaattaaatttttcattaaaaaaaatcattttttttttaaacaaatatttaaaaccaACCATTGGTAATTCTATGAAACAAACAGTTTATATTGGAAATAAAACCATTGCACATAAAAAATATAGGCCAGATGAacacatttaaattaattataagaTATGCAATCATACAACTATAAGCACACTGTAAGTAGACTCAAATAGaaatcaaatatgttttgtCAGCTGAAAATTATAAGACTGTATGACAATATCAAGTCACATTTTGTAAGTTCTCTATCATGTCTTTGCTTTTTTTCAAAACGGTCTTATTTCAGTTTAAGGACTATGGATGTCTGCAAATACTTTATGACATTATGCTTGTTTAATTACAGCCAAAAGCTTTTGCTTGAAcaatgatttaataaaataatctttCACAAATCAACGTAAtaataaattagttttaaatcaCCTTGCTTCAATCACATCAAAGGTATAAATTAATCATTATATACAGAAAATCTTAAAATGATAAAATCATTCTATCACAATTATACACAGAATTATCTTCCCTGATCATGCTAGCATAAAATCATCCTTtaccttataaaatacagatgtttaCTTCAAAACGAAGATGATTATGTCTTATGCGTGTCCCTTGGTCAagctagtcatacatgttaatcaataacttGAACCTTgccaagtcattgtttttttctggctgactCAAGAAACCCATTCCatcctctaatagcactagggaagaaggagtattagtataaatttgtcctagcaaaggaaacaagaaatgtacctttatctttgtctttctgggtaatctatgttattaatattaggtattttatttaattgctagacactttaaaatattgagaggtattttttttttaaatagtgaaaAAGCAATACTTTTTGCTTTTCATTTtccaattggaaaaaaaaagaaaaaaaaaagggattatTCCAGGTAACAAAAGTATATCAATGCAAATTTGCTGAACTTAAAATGATGTAATCAGTTACTGCAATTTAataactactactactactatatatatattaatatatcacaaaagagatacaagacaccgatagcaaagacaaacagacacaaacactcttttgttcccctggcaatcaaatcattaaataagaacaatctggtataaactttgtcacatgtaaattatgagtgtgtctggtgtgaatgtacactttggtttcttatagttataatgttttttgtttggtgtaatgcacaaattgtaagacaaatttccttacggataataaagattattattattattatatatatataatattaattataataataataatataataattatatatattattatatatatatacacacacaatgcAAATCCTAACTCTGTATATAGAAGAAGATGCATATTGCCAAATCATCCTATACAATAACCACTTTACATTTCTTTGCAAAATGACTTCTAAATGTGTATGTAATCaaaaattccaaaaaaaaaaaaaatcactcaaCTTAGAAATTTCTGATTtgataaataaatgacattacAGAAACAGTAATGATAACATTGTATTGACTTACTAGATGAAAACAGTACTGCCCAACAAAGCACAGAACTCTCACTGTCAACACAATACCAAATAGAAGATTTACCATACATATCTATAGATACAGTTTGATCTATCAGGGTGAACAACAACTAACA of the Biomphalaria glabrata chromosome 11, xgBioGlab47.1, whole genome shotgun sequence genome contains:
- the LOC106054771 gene encoding uncharacterized protein LOC106054771; the encoded protein is MDLFSSDFTLGRNGDANDIFLNLNDVLYSDVDLSVTSFSCLTHDEETSPPLDTRMTLKSPWNDSDSGVSENVREITIASPENNLDLETFSDHNINTRSNRFIIRSKSEINLFGFENEKPCWNIEFDTANEPNNCQNSFNENNYLAKQQEISRSNHFELVNTDMNKSPQAAVTVLTLSQNDHSKLANSVDTIRSTNSTSNCKSRFTSISSGASSASDLESERTDTEFKKSLEKENKSLNLSYKNKEYNLSSNEVDCDRSRNKNAIQAKLNREKKKAYVKGLELEVEALKKDNAELNSENSHYKLANEELEKEVEYLKSVLVNSSALSSILKNIGNTCAVNLSSSIMNRKRKLEHTACETTPSGSGLSNKRMSAGICLHVSDSQASLELCAHCAAMAQNTFDNSEV